A single Notoacmeibacter ruber DNA region contains:
- the choV gene encoding choline ABC transporter ATP-binding protein — MEKAVVFDNVSIVFGDRPKEALPLMDKGMSRADIQQETGQILGVHDCSLSVGEGEILVLMGLSGSGKSTLLRAVNGLNPVVRGSVRVTADGQTFDPKTCSARDLLKLRRHYVAMVFQQFGLLPWRNVLDNVALGLEFSGLSRKEREEKARDQLDLVGLGDWADYQVAELSGGMQQRVGLARAFATEAPILLMDEPFSALDPLIRNRLQDELLELQARLKRTIVFVSHDLDEAFKLGNSIAIMEGGRVVQSGNHQDIIANPVNEYVEDFVAHMNPLTVLRACDVMRAEVNGPSDATVAGDTPVGDVINKLAAGAPLVQVTDGAGQPIGTISEREIVAALQSTPPSHAS; from the coding sequence ATGGAAAAAGCTGTCGTTTTCGACAATGTGAGCATCGTGTTTGGTGACAGGCCGAAAGAGGCCCTGCCACTGATGGACAAGGGCATGAGCCGCGCCGACATCCAGCAGGAAACAGGACAGATCCTCGGCGTTCACGACTGTTCCCTCTCTGTCGGCGAGGGAGAGATACTGGTGCTTATGGGCCTGTCCGGCTCCGGCAAATCGACCCTTCTGCGCGCGGTGAACGGCCTCAACCCCGTCGTGCGTGGATCGGTGCGCGTGACCGCCGATGGTCAGACCTTCGATCCCAAGACATGCAGCGCGCGCGATCTGCTGAAGCTGCGCCGCCATTATGTCGCGATGGTCTTTCAGCAATTCGGGCTCCTGCCGTGGCGCAATGTTCTTGATAATGTTGCGCTTGGGTTGGAGTTCAGCGGACTGAGCCGCAAGGAGCGGGAGGAGAAGGCCCGCGATCAGCTCGATCTGGTCGGCCTTGGAGACTGGGCCGATTATCAGGTTGCGGAGCTTTCCGGCGGCATGCAGCAGCGCGTCGGCTTGGCCCGAGCCTTTGCGACGGAAGCGCCCATTCTGCTGATGGATGAACCGTTTTCAGCGCTGGACCCACTTATCCGCAACCGCCTACAGGACGAGCTATTGGAGTTGCAGGCCCGTTTGAAACGCACCATCGTCTTCGTCAGCCACGATCTGGACGAAGCCTTCAAACTCGGCAACAGCATTGCGATCATGGAAGGCGGCCGGGTCGTTCAGAGCGGCAACCATCAGGATATCATCGCCAATCCCGTCAACGAATATGTGGAAGATTTCGTCGCGCACATGAATCCGTTGACGGTTCTTCGCGCTTGTGACGTGATGAGAGCCGAGGTGAACGGCCCTTCGGATGCCACAGTTGCCGGAGATACTCCGGTCGGTGATGTGATAAACAAGCTTGCGGCGGGCGCGCCGCTCGTTCAGGTCACCGACGGTGCAGGCCAGCCTATCGGGACGATCAGCGAAAGGGAAATCGTGGCAGCATTGCAATCGACGCCGCCAAGCCACGCTTCCTAG
- the choW gene encoding choline ABC transporter permease subunit: MDWLTEYKIPIGAWASDLIDWLTDNFSPLLDVLADSAESLIDGLLWLLQTPHPLVIIAVFVGLTWWLQRRISTCLLVFFGFLFIYNQGYWETMTESLTLVMSSCIVCMAVGVPIGIAAAHRPKLYRFIQPILDLMQTLPTFVYLIPAIVFFGIGMVPGLIATVIFVLPAPIRLTYLGVSSTPTPLLEAADAFGGTKRQKLWKVELPYALPQIMAGLNQTIMLSLSMVVVAALVGADGLGVPVVRALNQVNTSLGFESGFVIVVIAIILDRMLRLNQG, encoded by the coding sequence TTGGATTGGCTGACAGAGTACAAGATACCGATCGGCGCATGGGCCAGCGATTTGATCGATTGGCTGACGGATAACTTCTCACCGCTTCTCGATGTCCTGGCGGACTCGGCCGAAAGTCTGATCGACGGGCTTCTCTGGCTGCTTCAGACCCCCCATCCGCTGGTCATCATCGCGGTTTTCGTTGGCCTGACATGGTGGCTTCAACGCCGCATTTCGACCTGTCTTCTGGTCTTCTTCGGCTTCCTGTTCATCTATAATCAGGGCTATTGGGAGACGATGACGGAGAGCCTCACGCTCGTCATGTCGTCCTGCATCGTCTGTATGGCCGTTGGCGTGCCGATCGGTATCGCGGCGGCGCACCGACCGAAGCTCTACCGATTTATTCAGCCGATTCTCGACCTGATGCAGACTTTGCCGACCTTCGTCTATCTTATTCCGGCAATTGTGTTTTTCGGAATCGGTATGGTGCCGGGCCTCATCGCAACCGTCATTTTCGTGCTACCTGCACCAATCCGTCTGACCTATCTCGGCGTCTCCTCGACCCCGACCCCGCTTCTGGAAGCGGCGGATGCGTTCGGCGGTACGAAACGGCAGAAACTCTGGAAGGTCGAGCTACCTTATGCCCTTCCGCAGATCATGGCCGGGCTGAACCAGACCATCATGCTCTCGCTATCCATGGTCGTCGTGGCAGCACTCGTTGGCGCCGATGGCCTCGGCGTGCCGGTCGTCCGCGCCCTCAACCAGGTCAATACCAGCCTCGGCTTCGAAAGCGGCTTCGTGATTGTGGTGATCGCCATCATCCTCGACCGCATGCTCCGCCTCAATCAGGGATAA
- the choX gene encoding choline ABC transporter substrate-binding protein, whose product MRRLSIAFSGALALSLASSAAYAACDEVTMSDVGWTDITTTTSTVKQVLQALGYEVDVKVLSVPVTFASLEKDDVDVFLGNWMPAQSGAINPYMESGEIEDVAVNLEGTKYTLAVPTYTYEKGLKSFADIAKFQEQLDGKIYGIEPGNEGNDYLVGLTKENKMGLGEFEVVESSEQGMLAQVGRAVKDDEDVVFLGWEPHPMNANFDLKYLTGGEDFFGGEGVVHTVTRKGYVEECPNVGKLLKNVKFSLAMENEIMGKILDDGAEPDKATLEWMQANSDAVLGWLDGVETIDGEDGAAAVKNELEL is encoded by the coding sequence ATGAGACGGTTATCGATTGCATTTTCTGGCGCGCTGGCGCTTTCCCTGGCCTCGAGCGCAGCCTATGCCGCGTGTGACGAGGTGACGATGTCGGATGTCGGCTGGACGGACATCACCACGACCACGTCGACGGTGAAGCAGGTTCTCCAGGCGCTCGGCTATGAGGTGGACGTTAAAGTTCTTTCCGTGCCGGTGACGTTCGCTTCGCTCGAGAAGGACGATGTCGACGTCTTCCTCGGCAACTGGATGCCGGCGCAGAGCGGCGCCATCAACCCCTACATGGAGAGCGGCGAGATCGAAGACGTCGCCGTCAATCTCGAAGGCACGAAATATACGCTGGCCGTGCCGACCTACACCTATGAAAAAGGGCTCAAGAGCTTTGCCGATATCGCCAAGTTCCAGGAACAACTGGACGGCAAGATCTACGGCATCGAGCCTGGTAACGAGGGCAATGATTACCTCGTCGGTCTGACCAAAGAGAACAAGATGGGCCTAGGCGAATTCGAGGTCGTCGAAAGCTCGGAGCAGGGTATGCTCGCCCAGGTCGGTCGCGCCGTGAAAGACGATGAGGACGTGGTCTTCCTGGGGTGGGAGCCGCATCCGATGAACGCCAATTTCGACCTGAAGTATCTGACCGGCGGCGAGGATTTCTTCGGCGGCGAGGGCGTCGTCCATACCGTGACGCGCAAGGGATATGTCGAGGAATGCCCCAATGTCGGGAAGCTGCTGAAGAACGTGAAGTTCTCGCTCGCCATGGAAAACGAGATCATGGGCAAGATTCTCGATGATGGCGCGGAGCCGGACAAGGCAACGCTCGAGTGGATGCAGGCCAATTCCGACGCTGTTCTCGGCTGGCTCGACGGTGTCGAGACCATCGACGGTGAAGACGGCGCTGCCGCCGTCAAGAATGAACTCGAGCTTTGA
- the betI gene encoding transcriptional regulator BetI translates to MEKIRREAMIEATIIEIGQAGNLNVPVSQIARRAGISPALAHHYFGSKEQIFLAAMRHILVIFGESVREKLKKASSAEERVRAIIEASLERQQFDRDVVSSWLNFYVKSLHSAETSRLLRIYSRRLHSNLLFNLRQIFDDGTAEKVAQGLASMIDGFYIRHALQEVSPPREEGHALVNDYLDLWLAREARP, encoded by the coding sequence ATGGAAAAGATCCGGCGTGAAGCGATGATCGAAGCGACGATCATCGAGATTGGGCAAGCAGGCAACTTGAACGTTCCGGTGAGCCAGATTGCGCGGCGCGCAGGCATCTCTCCCGCACTTGCTCATCACTATTTCGGATCGAAGGAACAGATATTTCTTGCAGCTATGCGTCACATTCTTGTGATCTTCGGCGAAAGCGTCAGGGAAAAGCTCAAAAAGGCCTCATCGGCCGAGGAAAGAGTTCGGGCCATTATCGAGGCAAGCCTGGAAAGGCAGCAATTCGATCGCGACGTCGTTTCATCATGGCTGAACTTCTACGTAAAATCACTGCATTCAGCAGAAACAAGTCGTCTGTTGCGCATCTACTCGCGGCGTCTGCATTCAAACCTGCTCTTTAATTTGCGACAGATCTTCGATGACGGGACGGCCGAAAAGGTCGCTCAGGGGCTCGCCTCGATGATTGACGGCTTCTACATCCGTCACGCCCTGCAGGAGGTCAGTCCGCCCCGCGAGGAGGGCCATGCCCTCGTCAACGACTATCTCGATCTTTGGCTCGCTAGGGAGGCCCGGCCGTGA
- the betC gene encoding choline-sulfatase: protein MSNRYNILVLMVDQLNGTLFPDGPADWLHTPHLKALAERSTRFANAYTGSPLCAPGRASFMAGQLPYRTRVYDNAAEFTSDVPTYAHHLRRAGYQTTLSGKMHFVGPDQLHGFEERLTTDIYPADFGWTPDYSKPGERIDWWYHNLSSVTNAGAAEITNQLEYDDEVAYNATRKIYDLGRGHDTRPWMLTVSFTHPHDPYVARRKFWDLYEDCEHLLPRNPAVPYDEQDPHSKRLLDASDWRAFDITEEHIRRSRRAYFANVSYIDDKIGEILKTLEETRQSENTIVVFLSDHGDMLGEFGLWFKMSFREGSARVPFMIAAPDMPAGLVETPVSTMDVLPTLAELAEIDLGEIAPWTDGESVVQLSRGVARDTPVRIEYAAEGSYAPMVCLRADRWKYIHCEIDPPQLFDLQADPDEANNLADDPAHAEIAAQFADKVERYWDMQAFDAAVRESQSRRHIVDDSLRNGAYFPWDFQPLQKASERYMRNHMDLNVLEENQRYPRGE, encoded by the coding sequence GTGAGCAACCGGTATAATATTCTTGTCCTCATGGTCGATCAGCTCAACGGAACCCTCTTTCCAGACGGTCCTGCGGATTGGCTTCATACGCCGCACCTCAAGGCGCTGGCGGAACGCTCGACCCGATTTGCCAATGCCTACACCGGGTCTCCCCTCTGTGCGCCCGGCCGCGCAAGTTTCATGGCGGGCCAGCTCCCGTATAGGACCCGGGTCTATGACAACGCCGCCGAATTTACGTCGGATGTTCCGACCTATGCCCATCACCTGAGACGCGCGGGCTATCAGACGACGCTTTCGGGCAAGATGCACTTCGTCGGCCCGGACCAGTTGCATGGCTTCGAGGAGCGACTGACAACAGATATCTATCCCGCCGATTTCGGCTGGACGCCGGATTATTCCAAGCCCGGCGAACGGATCGACTGGTGGTATCACAATCTCAGTTCCGTCACGAATGCTGGCGCTGCCGAGATTACCAATCAGCTCGAATATGACGATGAAGTCGCCTATAACGCGACGCGGAAGATTTACGATCTGGGCCGCGGGCATGACACCCGCCCCTGGATGCTGACCGTCAGTTTCACGCATCCTCATGATCCCTATGTCGCCCGCCGCAAATTTTGGGATCTTTACGAAGATTGTGAGCACCTTCTCCCGCGCAATCCGGCTGTTCCCTACGACGAGCAAGATCCTCACTCCAAAAGGCTTCTCGACGCCAGCGACTGGCGCGCCTTCGACATCACCGAGGAGCATATCCGACGCTCGCGCCGGGCTTACTTCGCCAACGTCTCGTATATTGACGACAAGATCGGCGAAATTCTCAAAACGCTCGAAGAGACCCGTCAGAGCGAGAACACGATCGTCGTCTTCCTTTCCGATCATGGCGACATGCTCGGCGAGTTCGGCCTCTGGTTCAAGATGAGCTTCCGGGAGGGCTCCGCCCGCGTCCCCTTCATGATCGCTGCGCCGGATATGCCGGCAGGTCTGGTCGAAACGCCGGTCAGCACCATGGACGTCCTTCCTACTTTGGCGGAACTGGCCGAAATTGATCTCGGGGAGATTGCGCCATGGACGGATGGCGAGTCGGTCGTGCAGCTTTCCAGGGGCGTCGCTCGCGACACTCCCGTCCGTATCGAATATGCGGCGGAAGGCTCTTATGCGCCGATGGTTTGCCTGCGCGCCGATCGCTGGAAATACATCCATTGCGAAATCGATCCGCCGCAACTTTTCGATCTGCAGGCCGATCCTGACGAGGCGAACAATCTTGCCGACGATCCGGCCCATGCCGAAATCGCCGCGCAGTTCGCCGATAAGGTCGAGCGTTACTGGGATATGCAAGCGTTCGACGCGGCAGTGCGTGAAAGCCAGTCGCGCCGCCATATCGTGGATGACTCTCTGCGCAACGGCGCGTACTTCCCTTGGGATTTTCAGCCACTGCAGAAGGCATCCGAGCGCTACATGCGCAATCACATGGACCTCAACGTCCTGGAAGAAAACCAGCGCTATCCGAGAGGCGAGTGA
- the betB gene encoding betaine-aldehyde dehydrogenase: MDAQPKASHFIDGEYCEDETGALIECVFAATGEVIARLHSATPALIEKAMQSAERAQKAWAALAPVERGRVLRRVADILRERNRELSELETLDTGKPLQETLVADAASGAEALEYFAGLAATITGETVPLGNDFVYTLREPLGVCVGIGAWNYPTQIACWKAAPALACGNAMVFKPSEMTPLCALKLAEIFIEAGAPAGLFNVVQGYGDVGAALATDARTDKVSLTGSVPTGRKVYAGAAEGIRHVTMELGGKSPMIVFDDADIENAVSASINGNFYSTGQICSNGTRVFVHRDIETAFIDRLIERTKNARIGDPRDEATQLGPLISSAQRDKVRDYIAKATDEGATLAYGGAVPEGFDTGYYIEPTIFTGVNDEMTIAREEVFGPVMSILTFADEDEVIDRANDTPFGLAAGVFTRDLTRAHRVVRALEAGTCWINTYNLTPVEAPFGGMKQSGVGRENSRAAIEHYSQVKSVYVAMGDVEAPY, from the coding sequence ATCGATGCCCAGCCGAAAGCCAGTCACTTCATTGACGGCGAATATTGCGAAGACGAGACCGGCGCGCTGATCGAATGCGTCTTTGCCGCAACGGGTGAAGTCATCGCGCGACTGCATTCGGCCACGCCAGCCCTTATCGAAAAGGCCATGCAGTCGGCCGAGCGGGCCCAGAAAGCATGGGCCGCCCTCGCCCCTGTCGAGCGCGGCCGCGTTCTGCGACGCGTGGCCGACATTCTACGCGAGCGCAATCGAGAGCTGAGTGAACTCGAAACGCTGGATACCGGAAAGCCACTGCAGGAGACTCTTGTGGCCGATGCGGCATCGGGCGCGGAAGCGCTCGAATATTTCGCTGGGCTGGCCGCGACGATTACCGGCGAGACTGTGCCGCTGGGCAACGACTTCGTCTATACGCTGCGCGAGCCGCTAGGCGTATGTGTGGGTATCGGCGCCTGGAATTATCCAACGCAGATCGCCTGCTGGAAGGCCGCGCCCGCATTGGCCTGCGGTAACGCCATGGTTTTCAAACCGTCCGAGATGACGCCGCTTTGTGCTCTGAAACTGGCGGAAATTTTCATCGAGGCAGGCGCGCCTGCCGGACTTTTCAACGTGGTCCAGGGTTATGGCGATGTCGGCGCGGCCCTCGCGACCGACGCCAGAACCGACAAGGTGTCGCTCACCGGCTCGGTCCCGACCGGTCGCAAGGTTTATGCCGGAGCGGCGGAAGGTATTCGCCATGTGACGATGGAACTTGGCGGCAAATCTCCAATGATCGTCTTCGACGATGCCGATATTGAAAACGCCGTGAGTGCATCAATCAACGGCAATTTCTATTCGACCGGCCAGATTTGCTCGAACGGCACGCGTGTCTTCGTCCATCGCGACATCGAAACGGCCTTTATCGACCGGCTGATCGAGCGAACGAAGAACGCCCGGATCGGCGATCCTCGGGATGAAGCGACACAGCTCGGCCCCCTGATTTCCAGCGCCCAGCGCGACAAGGTACGTGACTATATCGCCAAGGCTACGGATGAGGGCGCCACACTTGCCTATGGCGGCGCCGTACCAGAAGGTTTCGACACCGGCTATTATATTGAGCCGACCATCTTCACCGGTGTGAACGACGAGATGACGATTGCCCGGGAGGAAGTGTTCGGTCCCGTCATGTCGATCCTGACCTTTGCCGATGAAGATGAAGTAATCGACCGCGCCAACGACACGCCGTTCGGGCTGGCCGCCGGCGTTTTTACGCGCGATCTTACGCGTGCCCATCGTGTGGTTCGCGCACTGGAAGCGGGTACATGCTGGATCAACACCTATAATCTGACGCCCGTCGAAGCGCCTTTCGGGGGCATGAAACAGTCCGGCGTCGGGCGAGAAAATTCCCGCGCCGCGATCGAGCATTATAGCCAGGTGAAATCCGTCTACGTCGCGATGGGCGACGTCGAGGCACCTTACTGA
- the betA gene encoding choline dehydrogenase, producing MQADYVIIGAGSAGSAMAYRLSENGQHSVLVLEAGGSDMGPFIQMPGALSYPMNMARYDWGYRSEPEPHLGGRRLATPRGKVVGGSSSINGMVYVRGHAMDFDHWAESGATGWSYADVLPYYKRLENWHSGDHGGDAEWRGKDGPLHVSRGTRKNPLFHAFVEAGQQAGFEVTPDYNGKKQEGFGPMEQTVWKGRRWSTANAYLKPALKQANCGLLRCFVRNIVLENGRATGVEIERRGQIETVTANREVIVAASSINSPKLLMLSGIGPAAHLAEHGIDVVADRPGVGQNLQDHLELYIQQACTKPITLYKYWNLFGKALVGAQWLFTKGGPGASNQFESAAFLRSKAGVKYPDIQYHFLPIAVRYDGQAAAEGHGFQAHVGPMRSNSRGEVTLRSPDPKDAPRILFNYMSQEEDWADFRHCIRLTREIFGQKAFDEYRGKEIQPGAGVQSDEELNDFIREHVESAYHPCGTCRMGRADDPMAVVDPQCRVIGVEGLRLADSSVFPRITNGNLNAPSIMVGEKASDHILGKPPLPVENVEPWINPDWQTSDR from the coding sequence TTGCAAGCGGATTACGTGATCATTGGCGCCGGCTCGGCTGGTTCCGCCATGGCTTATCGTTTGAGCGAGAACGGCCAACATTCCGTGCTGGTGCTGGAAGCAGGCGGGTCGGATATGGGCCCTTTCATTCAGATGCCCGGCGCCCTGTCCTACCCTATGAATATGGCGCGCTACGATTGGGGTTATCGATCCGAACCGGAACCGCATCTTGGCGGGCGCCGGCTGGCGACCCCGCGCGGCAAGGTCGTCGGGGGCTCGTCTTCCATCAACGGCATGGTCTATGTGCGCGGCCATGCGATGGATTTCGACCATTGGGCCGAGAGCGGCGCGACCGGCTGGTCCTACGCCGATGTTCTTCCCTATTACAAAAGACTGGAGAACTGGCATTCCGGAGACCATGGCGGCGATGCCGAGTGGCGTGGCAAAGACGGGCCTCTCCACGTCAGCCGCGGGACACGCAAGAATCCGCTTTTCCATGCTTTTGTCGAGGCAGGACAGCAGGCCGGCTTCGAGGTTACGCCGGACTATAATGGCAAGAAGCAGGAAGGTTTCGGACCGATGGAGCAGACGGTCTGGAAAGGCCGGCGCTGGTCGACGGCCAATGCTTATCTTAAGCCTGCCCTCAAGCAAGCCAATTGCGGGCTGTTGCGCTGCTTCGTACGAAATATCGTTCTGGAGAATGGTCGCGCTACGGGCGTGGAAATCGAACGGCGCGGTCAGATCGAGACCGTCACTGCCAATCGCGAAGTGATCGTCGCGGCCTCCTCCATCAATTCGCCGAAACTTCTCATGCTTTCCGGCATAGGCCCGGCAGCGCATCTTGCGGAGCATGGCATCGACGTCGTGGCAGACCGTCCAGGCGTCGGCCAAAACCTGCAGGACCATCTGGAACTCTATATTCAGCAAGCCTGCACCAAGCCGATCACGCTCTACAAATACTGGAATCTCTTCGGAAAAGCGCTCGTCGGCGCCCAATGGTTGTTCACCAAGGGTGGGCCCGGCGCGTCGAACCAGTTCGAAAGCGCGGCCTTTCTGCGTTCGAAAGCCGGGGTCAAATATCCGGATATCCAATATCACTTCCTGCCGATCGCCGTTCGCTATGACGGACAGGCCGCAGCGGAGGGTCACGGCTTTCAGGCCCATGTCGGGCCTATGCGCTCGAACTCGCGCGGCGAGGTCACGCTACGCTCGCCAGACCCGAAGGACGCGCCACGCATTCTCTTCAACTACATGTCGCAGGAAGAAGACTGGGCCGATTTTCGGCACTGCATCCGCCTGACACGCGAAATCTTTGGCCAGAAAGCGTTCGACGAATATCGGGGCAAGGAAATCCAGCCGGGTGCCGGGGTCCAGTCGGATGAAGAACTGAATGATTTCATCCGAGAGCACGTCGAAAGCGCCTATCACCCCTGCGGGACCTGCCGCATGGGTCGGGCTGACGATCCTATGGCTGTGGTCGACCCGCAATGCCGCGTCATTGGTGTCGAAGGATTGCGGCTTGCCGACAGCTCTGTCTTTCCACGCATCACAAACGGAAACCTCAACGCGCCGTCCATCATGGTTGGCGAGAAGGCCTCCGACCACATACTTGGTAAGCCTCCCCTGCCCGTCGAAAATGTAGAGCCCTGGATCAATCCGGATTGGCAGACCTCCGACCGGTAA
- the lpdA gene encoding dihydrolipoyl dehydrogenase, whose product MRTVETKVLVVGGGPGGYVAAIRCGQLGLETTLVEGRRLGGTCLIRGCIPSKALIHTASLFAEMSRSSEASTHGISLSQAPSFEMPGWRDWKDGVVNKLNSGVASLLKRAGVEVLGGWATFSDAKTCQVELDGETVKISAEHVILANGSVPVELPNLPFGGPVISSSEALSLDEIPKDLVVIGGGYIGLEIGIAMRKLGVEVTIVEMQDRILPSYDNDLIKPIEKWLEENHVTLHLGAKALGMTDSGKALRVQKQGGEEVELPADHVLVAAGRKPATDGWGLEEMAIEMDGPFVKIDSTCATSTRNVWAIGDLTGEPMLAHRASAQGEIVAEIIAGERRVFDPMAIPAVCFTDPEIVSVGVGPQEASDEIAISIFPFRASGRALTLDAADDGGFVRVLSRKDDHRIVGVQAVGAEISELAAAFTQAIEMGSVLEDIAGTIYAHPTLGEAFHEAALKRLGHAIHA is encoded by the coding sequence ATGAGGACGGTCGAAACGAAGGTTCTTGTGGTCGGCGGTGGCCCCGGCGGCTATGTCGCTGCCATCCGCTGCGGACAACTGGGCCTGGAGACGACACTTGTGGAAGGCCGGAGGCTCGGGGGAACCTGCCTCATACGCGGTTGCATACCCTCCAAGGCGCTGATCCACACGGCAAGCCTGTTCGCTGAGATGTCGCGCAGCAGCGAGGCTTCGACGCATGGCATCTCACTTTCTCAAGCGCCGTCATTTGAAATGCCTGGCTGGCGCGATTGGAAAGACGGCGTCGTGAACAAGCTCAATAGCGGTGTGGCGTCGCTTCTGAAGCGCGCCGGTGTAGAGGTTCTCGGCGGCTGGGCGACATTTTCCGACGCGAAGACCTGCCAGGTCGAACTCGACGGCGAAACCGTAAAGATCAGCGCAGAGCACGTCATCCTCGCGAACGGATCCGTTCCCGTGGAGTTGCCGAACCTGCCCTTTGGTGGACCAGTCATATCGTCCTCGGAGGCTCTCTCTCTGGATGAGATCCCAAAGGATCTGGTCGTGATCGGCGGCGGCTATATCGGCCTTGAGATCGGCATCGCAATGCGGAAGCTCGGGGTAGAGGTCACGATTGTTGAGATGCAGGATCGTATTTTACCGAGTTACGACAATGATTTGATAAAGCCTATTGAAAAATGGCTTGAGGAAAATCACGTCACATTGCATCTCGGTGCAAAGGCCCTCGGTATGACAGATTCCGGAAAAGCCCTTCGTGTCCAGAAACAGGGTGGTGAGGAGGTCGAACTGCCAGCCGACCATGTCCTTGTCGCAGCCGGCCGTAAACCGGCGACCGATGGTTGGGGCCTTGAAGAGATGGCGATCGAGATGGACGGGCCATTCGTGAAGATCGATTCGACATGTGCGACGTCGACTCGCAATGTCTGGGCAATTGGCGACCTGACCGGCGAACCGATGCTTGCTCATCGCGCATCGGCCCAGGGCGAAATCGTTGCCGAGATTATCGCCGGCGAGCGCCGTGTTTTTGATCCGATGGCGATTCCCGCAGTCTGCTTTACGGATCCTGAAATCGTCTCTGTCGGCGTGGGTCCGCAAGAAGCGTCCGACGAGATAGCCATCAGCATCTTTCCATTTCGCGCCAGCGGACGGGCACTTACCCTGGATGCGGCCGATGATGGAGGTTTTGTCCGCGTTCTTTCACGCAAGGACGATCATCGCATCGTCGGTGTGCAGGCCGTTGGGGCGGAGATTTCCGAACTTGCCGCCGCTTTCACTCAGGCGATCGAAATGGGATCCGTTCTGGAGGACATTGCCGGTACGATCTACGCCCACCCCACACTTGGCGAAGCGTTCCACGAGGCGGCACTCAAGAGGCTTGGCCACGCCATACACGCGTAG
- a CDS encoding dihydrolipoamide acetyltransferase family protein, with amino-acid sequence MGKYAFRLPDIGEGIAEAEISEWYVSVGDEVEEDQQLVDVLTDKATVDISSPVSGKVLALNGAVGDMLSVGSVLVEFEVEGAGNVKDEPATPKEDRPEETSKAADAETKNEPSAADTEDKPGDTSGKAPSDRARSERPSFGGSSGTSSRQSPSMRRGEKQEQKKSSSEPLASPAIRKRAYEQGIALQFVPGSGPAGRILEADLEAYIASGADGDRTGGLLKRDGVEEIRIVGMRRRIAEKMQQSKRQIPHFCYVEEFDVTALEQLRADMNASRRDGQPKLTILPFLIRATARLLPDFPMLNGLYDDEAEIFHAHEALHAGIATQTERGLSVPVVRHAESLGVWECASEIKRIAEAARDGSASRDELSGSTLTITSLGPLGGISATPVINHPEVGIIGPNKIVERPVVVDGRIEVRKIMNVSSSFDHRIVDGYDAARFIQALKRLIETPALIFAENE; translated from the coding sequence ATGGGCAAATATGCTTTTCGGCTGCCAGATATCGGGGAAGGTATCGCTGAAGCGGAGATCAGCGAATGGTACGTGTCCGTCGGCGACGAGGTCGAGGAAGACCAGCAGCTTGTCGATGTTCTGACGGACAAGGCCACGGTCGATATTTCATCACCCGTATCTGGGAAGGTGTTGGCGCTAAACGGCGCGGTCGGCGACATGCTTTCCGTCGGTTCGGTTCTGGTCGAATTTGAAGTCGAGGGCGCTGGAAACGTCAAGGACGAGCCGGCCACCCCGAAAGAAGACCGCCCTGAAGAGACGAGCAAAGCTGCCGATGCAGAGACGAAGAACGAGCCTTCGGCGGCTGATACAGAAGACAAACCGGGTGACACTTCGGGCAAGGCGCCAAGCGATCGCGCCCGCTCGGAGCGACCTTCTTTTGGAGGGTCGTCGGGCACCTCCTCGCGGCAGTCGCCGTCCATGCGGCGCGGTGAGAAACAAGAGCAGAAAAAGTCTTCCAGCGAACCGTTGGCCTCGCCCGCAATCCGGAAGCGGGCCTATGAGCAGGGGATCGCCTTGCAGTTCGTTCCGGGCTCCGGTCCCGCAGGGCGCATCCTGGAAGCCGATCTGGAGGCCTATATCGCCAGTGGTGCGGACGGCGATCGCACCGGCGGACTTCTCAAGCGAGACGGTGTCGAGGAAATCCGCATTGTCGGAATGCGCAGGCGCATCGCGGAAAAGATGCAGCAGTCGAAGCGCCAGATTCCCCACTTCTGCTATGTTGAGGAATTCGACGTCACAGCACTGGAGCAACTGCGGGCCGACATGAATGCGTCGCGCCGGGACGGCCAGCCAAAGCTGACAATATTGCCGTTTCTCATTCGCGCCACGGCGCGCCTGCTCCCCGATTTTCCCATGCTGAACGGTCTCTATGATGATGAGGCGGAGATCTTCCACGCTCACGAAGCGCTTCACGCCGGAATTGCGACCCAAACCGAACGGGGTCTGTCCGTTCCGGTCGTGCGTCATGCCGAAAGCCTTGGCGTATGGGAATGCGCCAGCGAGATCAAACGTATAGCGGAGGCTGCCCGCGACGGCAGTGCGAGCAGGGATGAGTTATCCGGTTCGACACTGACAATCACAAGCCTTGGACCTCTCGGCGGTATCTCTGCGACACCGGTCATCAATCATCCGGAAGTCGGCATCATCGGTCCGAACAAGATTGTCGAGCGACCCGTGGTCGTCGATGGGCGGATTGAAGTGCGGAAAATCATGAATGTTTCATCCTCATTCGATCACCGGATCGTCGACGGATACGATGCGGCCCGTTTCATTCAGGCGTTGAAACGCCTGATCGAAACGCCTGCACTGATCTTTGCGGAGAATGAATGA